The Chitinophaga caeni genome segment ATATTTCTATTTACGACGATTTTATTACCGAGTTACAGAAGCTTGGAAATGCACAAGCCCCCCAGTATTTATACGACTATTTCTATGTCAGGACGGCCGTAACGCCGGGAAATACCTATTATGCCTGGACTAACTTTAACTGGCGGCCGGAACCCAAGGAGCCCGTCCCGGGAGAAGAGTGGGGGTGGATCGGCAGGAGCGCAAGTTGGCTACTACTACCTAATAACGCCGACCTCGTTTTAATCATCGGTATGTTTGGCTTCGGTATGTTGGGAGCCGCGATTAGTAGTTATATCAACAGGAAAGAAGAGGATGCTGCGGTATCGTATATGAAAGACCTGCATGTCATCGTTGTACGGGGATTCAGCGCTGCGATCGTCATATTTTTAGCCACCAAGGGCGGTATTGCCATAATAAATAATGGCAGCAATAACCCTAACCCGCACGTTTTATTTTTTACATGCCTCGTAGGCGCTGTTTTTAGTGACAGGATATGGGAATGGGCTAAAAAGCAACTTACATTCAAGCCTCCTGGAAAGGAACCAGGCCAAATAGATCAACCGGATGAAGGCGATGCATATAAAAAAATTCCTGAACCCGGCCAAGCAACCTTCGTAAACATGGAGACCCCGGATGAAGGGGCGTTATCACCTAAACAATAGTTTTTAATCCTTATACATGAAGAAGATCCTTTTAACAATGATGCTATCCGCTATGGCTACTTATTGCCTGGCACAGGATAATTATTTTAAAGATGCTCAATTGCTCAAATCCCTCAAGCCTTATATATCCCAAATAAAGGTTGTTTTAGATGGGGATACCTTGCGGTTGGCCGATCCGCTGGCTGATCCTTTTACACCTTTTATCAACCTGTTGCATCAAGCGCAAGCCGTTACCGGCGATGCGTACGCAGGTAACGATACCAACACTGTAAACGAGGGGGAGTTAGTGAATACTAATAATCAAAACGAAACGACCCCGGCAACGGAAACCAGTTTGTTGAAAAAAGCCGAAGAGGAATCAGCATTGAAGAAAGAACTATTGGCGGCAGCCTGGTTGCTTAATAATAATTCGGAAGTGGATTTGCTTGCTGTAAATGATTTTCCCAAAAGCTTCCCGATGTTGAAGAGAATTAAAAGTAATATCATCGAGGGAGGTTTCGGTCAATCTGAAGGGCAACCGACCAACTTCGCTTTTTCTGAAGCCGCCATAATTTACGGTGTGACGGATTTTATTATCAAGCGTGCAAAGGAACAATTGGTGGAAGTTTACCTCGAAGGTTGGTACGATAAATTGGAAAGCGATGAAACGCTCCGGCAAATGTTGCCGCAAACCCTGGATGTGATGAACGCTTTTATCCAGGATAACGGTATTAGTCTTGCCAAATACGGTGATAAATGGAAGGTGGCTATGCAGGAAGATATCCGCAATTTTCCCAACTTACTGCAAGGGGAAACATTTGTTTCCAATACCATGGAGCGCCTATGGCCAAAGATGGAAAGCACACAGCGTTCGGAGTTCGTGGCTGCTATCTCGGGCAGCGCCCAATTGGCGTACAGGATCTATATGAAAGAACATGCTGTAAATGTTATCAATACGATGGCTGCGAACTACTACTTGCCAAGTAAGACGGGGGATAAAGCGCCGGTATTCAAAAGGATGATGGTGCTACTCCAAGTGTTATCGGAAGTGGCGGGAACGATGAGCGAAAAGCAGACTTACACGGTAGTCAATATTTCAGATGCCAGGAAGATGGATCTTGAAAGTTGGGAAATATTAATCAAGTTAATTTATACTAGGAATCACCTGCAACTGAAATACGTATTTCAAAACAATAAAACTTTCGACAATTTAACCCGCTCCAGCTTAACCGACTTTAACGAGTTCCGGCTCTTGCTTGAAAACGGTATCGCGCAATTTCAAAATATACAGGATTTGTTAAGCCTTGAGAAAGGGGAGAAGCTGTCGTTCGAAGAAAGCCGGAAACTGTTTGAATCTGCCTTTGCATTATTTGGAACGGGAAACCAGTTTCTCTTGCATTACAATATTGTAAAGGATGACACATTTTATCAATCGTTCAAACAATATTCCGGTTTCGTTACTGAAATGGGTGAAGGTATATCTACACAGCAATACGGGAAAGTGTTAGATGGCACTATCGGCGTATTCAACACCGTTACAAAAGAGTATCCTTCGCGCTTAGCTGATACGGTAACGAAGAATTTGCAGCGCTACGGTAGTTTCATGCTTAACATCATTGCATCGAAAGATGCGGGACAGGTAGAGGCCGCGTTAGACGAATTGATACCCAAAGGTAGTTACCAACTCAAGAATTATAAGCGTACCGTGGTGTCATTGAGCGCGTTTCCGGGTGTGATGTTCGGTGGGGAAAATATCAAGAAATACCCGGTAGATGCCGGCGGGGCGGTTATTCCCGGCAGCAAGAAGGAAGTGCAAACAAAGTATTCTTTAGCGCCTTACCTGCCGATCGGTTTTGATATCAGCTTCCATGTTGCAGGTGGTGAAAAATTGTATCAAAAGGCCATGAAAAAGAAGTCGGGAAGTATGAACATCGGTATTCAACTGGTTGATCTCGGGGCGGTGTTGAATTATCGTTTATCCAGCGATTCTACCGTGGAAACCGCGCCCGATGTAAGTTGGAAGCAACTTTTCTCGCCGGGATTGCAATTAATGTGGCATTTTAATAATTCCCCGGTTGTAATCGGTGCTGCATGTAACTATACACCTGATTTAAGGAAGATTAACCAGGATGGAAATACGTACAGCTCGAATGCTTTCCGGTTCGGGATATTCTTAGGTGTCGATGTCACTTTCTTCAATCTTTTTACTTCAAAGAAACCCTCCTGGGGCGATTATAAACCCTGAAGAAAATGAAGAACAATACTAAAATCATACGCGGGGGTACCTGTGGCGCCGGTAGCCTGGGCGGATTCTTCAAGATGCCGAACCGGGAGTTCGTGTATGGCATCACCAATAACCATGTGGCTGCTAACCTGAACCAATGCCAAGTTGGCGATGCCATTAGGGATGTGGGATCAGGCCAGCAAGTTGGTTCGCTGAGTCATTGGGTGCCGTTATTGAAATACGAGGCACTGCAAAAGATCAATTATGTTGATATGGCATTGGTTAAATTAAATGCCGGCCTTGCTTGCGAGTGGATAATGAAAGACACCTCTCTTCAAAAGCCCCTAGGATTTATTGAACCGAGGCAAAAGGGACAGGTTTATATGATGTTGCCCGGTGGCGAAATCCGTGAAGGTGTAATCAGCAAGAGCGCTATTAATCACGTGATGGAATTCTCCCTATGTAAAAGCCCTTTCCTTTTCACGCGCCTCGTAGAAATCACACCTACCAGCGATGGGCAGTTTTCTGAAGCGGGTAATTCGGGTAGCGTTATTTTTTCAAGTACGCATTATATCGTGGGGATTATATTGGGCGCCAATAGCGATGGAACTAAAAGTTATGCAATACCTTTTATCGATGGGATACTTAATTATGCCCCGTTGATTATTGCCTGAATACACTTAAAATAATATGGTTAATCATTAAGATAGTATTAGTTTGCCTTCAAGTACAATCAATCACAAGCCCAAGGGAGTATGCCTTTGGGCTTTTTGATACATATGATTTAATTGATATAACATGATGTTTCCCAATGCCCTTAGCGTTCTCGCACGGTAATGTGAATAACTTATTTTAAAATTAACCGAAAATTTCAATTGAAAAATTACAATTTATAGAGATTAGCAATTATCTTGTAAATGCGAATAAATGGAATTAAATAGTCTTTTGGAAACCCAGGTTAATTCTACTTTCTGCTATTTCTAATGTAGAAAATAATGAACTCAATGCTTTGAGTAATAGCGTGTCTTGTTTAATGTAGAGAATTAGTAACATATCCTGGTTGATTTATTGTCAAAGTGCAGTGCAGTAATAGTTGTCACCAATATAATGCAGTATCATGTTTTTATTTAAGGGAGTTTGCAAAGGTAGTATCATTTTTATTAAGCGTAATGCTTTGAATCCACTGTAGTATAGTTTTAAATACTATTGAAAGACCATGTGGCCGGTTGTTGAAATGACTGGTTAGGATTCCTATTGAATAGCATTTGCAATTATAGCGTCATTTATTATAATTTATCATAACAGTTTGCAATGAAAGTACTTCCCAGGGCTCCTTAAGAGGCTTTGCGGGCGACTGTAGGTTATGGACATATTCGTATGTTGTCGCCTAGCTACAAGTCTGTTATTTATCAATCCAAAAACAAATCACTAAGATGTATCATTCTATTCGCAATAATAATAGAACGGCATCGCCATGCCTAAAAAGTCCGTTAACACCGGGTCTTAGAGGTATGGTGCATCCATCTAAAATCTTCCTTTGCCGATTCTTATTTATTTTATTATCCGCTTGTTTAGTATTTATAAAGTTACATGCAGCAGTACCGTTCCAAGCTAAAGAAGTTAGTGTATCAGGGAAGGTGACCGATGAATCCGGCGTGGCTTTACCCGGTGTTACGGTGGCCGTCAAAGGTACGGCTAAAGGTACGGTAACTGATATAGAGGGTAATTACAAAATATCCGTGCCCGGCGCAACTTCTATATTAGTATTTAGATTCGTAGGTTATGAAACTAAAGAAGTAACGGTGGGTACACAAACGAAACACGATGTAGTATTGTCGGGCGATTCCAAGGGTTTGGATGAAGTGGTGGTCGTAGGTTACGGTACACAGAAAAAAGTAAATCTCACCGGTGCGATCACTTCCGTAAATGCCGCCGACGTTAACAACATCGCCCCGTCTAACCTTTCTAATACCTTGGCGGGTAGGGCGCCAGGCGTCAACGTTACCAATACTTCCGGTCTTTCCGGCGCCAGTTCCAGCATCAGGATACGCGGTAGTTTCGGTGAACCGTTGTACGTGATTGATGGAATTGTGCGCGATAAGGAAGCCTTCGATGCCTTGGAAGCAGCGGAAGTAGACCAGATCAGTTTCTTGAAAGATGCTGCCACGGCTTCTATTTATGGATCACGCGCGGGTAATGGCGTAGTTCTTGTAACCACCAGGCGCGGCGCTGCCCAGAAACCAACCGTAAATTTTCAGAATAGTTATACAACCGGTAAGCCAACGATGACTTTATTGTCGGATCTGACCACCGCAACGGACGAATTGATTTATCAAAACCGCGTTGCGGAATATAACGGGACGCCGATTCCAAACGGGGATGACGAGTTCGAATATTTCAAGAACCGGAGTTATAATGTGAATGATTTTATTTGGCGTAACCCTTCCAGTCACCGGCATACCCTCAGCGTAAACGGGGGCTCAGATAAGATCACTTATTATTCATTATTGAGTTACAGGGGAGAACAAGGAGCTTACAAAACCGTAGATTTCAACAAGGTTAACCTCCGTAGTAATGTTTCGGCCAAAATATCGGATGCCATCAAGGTAGATCTGAATTTAGGCGCGTACCAGCAAAACCTGGATCGCTTTTATTGGCCATTCACCGGTGATGATGATTTCGATGTGTCCGACCTTTACCGCGTAACATTTAACTGGCCTAAAACGTACCCTTTCTACCTGGAAGCAGATGGAACGCCGGCAAATTATGTTACGGAGTTCCCGGTTCAGACGCCGATGGGATCCTGGCAAGCCTGGAGCGTAATCGACCAAGTTATCGGGGACAGGTACATCAAAACGAGGAAGCGCCAATTAAATTCCATCCTTACCTTGGATATCAGCTTGGATAAATATGTGAAAGGTCTTTCTACCAAGGTTGTCGGTAGTTATAATGCACAGGATTATATGCGTAAGAAATATCTCACGTATCAAAAGAATTATGTGTTTACTTCGGCAGATCCCGATGGTAACAGGTTCGTTCCCGCTGCCCCGGACCCCGATAAAACCAACATCTTCACATTTAGCCAGAACCAACCATTCATGAGTTACGAGATGTTTACGTTGTGGGATTACCAGGTAGATTGGTTCTTGACTTATAATAGAACTTTCAAAAAACATGGTGTGAATGCACTGGTGGTATTTGAACAAGCAGAGAACGGGGGATATAAATCATTAGCAAAGGCGGAAAACCCCTTGACATCAATCGATCAATTCTTTGCATACCCTGAAGATATTACCATGCGGTTTGGTAATGCCAGTGAAGTAATTGGGGCTAGGCAATCATGGATAGGACGTTTCAATTATAATTATGACAGCAGGTATATCGCGGAATTTTCTTTCCGCTACGATGGTAATACCTTATTCCCGAGCGATAAGCGTTGGGGATTTTTCCCATCCGTTTCCGCGGCTTGGAGAATTTCGGAGGAATCTTTCATGAAAGATAATGCCCGGGTATTCGATGACTTGAAGTTGAGAGCTTCTTACGGAACAACAGGTAATGATCTTGATGTTAACGGGAACAAGATCGATCCGTTTTCTTACGTGAAGTTATATGAAAACGGGGGGAGCTATATTTTCGGGGACAGGCTTTATCAAGGAATTGTTCCCAGGGCTACACCCAACCCGAACTTGACATGGGCAACATCCACGACTTATAACCTCGGAATTGATTTCGCTACCTTAAGAAATAGGCTCAGCGGTACCATCGACGTTTTCCTTAGGAAAGAAACGGATATTCTCGGCGGGCGACAAGTTACAATCCCGGATCTTTACGGGCAAAGCTTAGCGCCGGAAAATTACGCCGCACGCTCTTACCGTGGAGGAGAACTCACGCTGATGTGGAACGATATGGCGCTGAATGAAAAACTCAGGTATTCAGTGCATGCTAATATAGGTTATGCAAAAGATCGCTGGGATATCCTGGATGAAGAACCTTCTTATGGCCCTGGAGGCAACCGTCATGATCTTTCTAAAATAGGGAAACCCGTTAACCAGATTGTTGGTTTAAAAGCCCTGGGCATCGTCCGCACGGAAGAACAGTTGAATGCATTGATGGATAAGGGTTTTAAACAATATGGTCGTGATCCGTACCTCGGTGGACTGTATTTTGAAGATATCCGCGGAGATGGTTATTCTCCCGGTCCTGATGGGAAGATCGATGGGAATGATGTGCAATTACTTTCGGATAATGCTGCTCCTAGGATCAACTTCGGTTTTGGCTTCGATGTTTCTTGGAAGAACTTTACGTTGCAAACGCATATGCAAGGTGTGGGTGCTTACGATCGTATTATCAGCAACCAGGAAGGCGCGGGGATGCGCCAACACGGTGGCGCGATCCGTCCGTATTACCCGATCTGGGCATCCGATGTATGGACACCCGAAAATCCAAATGCAAAGTATCCACGCCCGATCGGGCAGAATTGGTATGAGTCTGGAACAGGTTCTACCTCGTTCTGGATCCGCAACGGCGCCTACCTGCGTATGCGCATGCTGAACCTTGGCTACCGGTTACCAAAAAGTTGGTTGG includes the following:
- a CDS encoding trypsin-like serine protease, which encodes MKNNTKIIRGGTCGAGSLGGFFKMPNREFVYGITNNHVAANLNQCQVGDAIRDVGSGQQVGSLSHWVPLLKYEALQKINYVDMALVKLNAGLACEWIMKDTSLQKPLGFIEPRQKGQVYMMLPGGEIREGVISKSAINHVMEFSLCKSPFLFTRLVEITPTSDGQFSEAGNSGSVIFSSTHYIVGIILGANSDGTKSYAIPFIDGILNYAPLIIA
- a CDS encoding SusC/RagA family TonB-linked outer membrane protein, producing MYHSIRNNNRTASPCLKSPLTPGLRGMVHPSKIFLCRFLFILLSACLVFIKLHAAVPFQAKEVSVSGKVTDESGVALPGVTVAVKGTAKGTVTDIEGNYKISVPGATSILVFRFVGYETKEVTVGTQTKHDVVLSGDSKGLDEVVVVGYGTQKKVNLTGAITSVNAADVNNIAPSNLSNTLAGRAPGVNVTNTSGLSGASSSIRIRGSFGEPLYVIDGIVRDKEAFDALEAAEVDQISFLKDAATASIYGSRAGNGVVLVTTRRGAAQKPTVNFQNSYTTGKPTMTLLSDLTTATDELIYQNRVAEYNGTPIPNGDDEFEYFKNRSYNVNDFIWRNPSSHRHTLSVNGGSDKITYYSLLSYRGEQGAYKTVDFNKVNLRSNVSAKISDAIKVDLNLGAYQQNLDRFYWPFTGDDDFDVSDLYRVTFNWPKTYPFYLEADGTPANYVTEFPVQTPMGSWQAWSVIDQVIGDRYIKTRKRQLNSILTLDISLDKYVKGLSTKVVGSYNAQDYMRKKYLTYQKNYVFTSADPDGNRFVPAAPDPDKTNIFTFSQNQPFMSYEMFTLWDYQVDWFLTYNRTFKKHGVNALVVFEQAENGGYKSLAKAENPLTSIDQFFAYPEDITMRFGNASEVIGARQSWIGRFNYNYDSRYIAEFSFRYDGNTLFPSDKRWGFFPSVSAAWRISEESFMKDNARVFDDLKLRASYGTTGNDLDVNGNKIDPFSYVKLYENGGSYIFGDRLYQGIVPRATPNPNLTWATSTTYNLGIDFATLRNRLSGTIDVFLRKETDILGGRQVTIPDLYGQSLAPENYAARSYRGGELTLMWNDMALNEKLRYSVHANIGYAKDRWDILDEEPSYGPGGNRHDLSKIGKPVNQIVGLKALGIVRTEEQLNALMDKGFKQYGRDPYLGGLYFEDIRGDGYSPGPDGKIDGNDVQLLSDNAAPRINFGFGFDVSWKNFTLQTHMQGVGAYDRIISNQEGAGMRQHGGAIRPYYPIWASDVWTPENPNAKYPRPIGQNWYESGTGSTSFWIRNGAYLRMRMLNLGYRLPKSWLDALRLSNAQLYFNGTNLFTISKMKEFHDPEQKNYDSFPIMKTFTFGLDIKF